A genomic segment from Candidatus Omnitrophota bacterium encodes:
- a CDS encoding DUF3047 domain-containing protein, with protein sequence MRKKRPILLLVFLVAVVIFAVLSGTLKDRVSSVIAALFHHIRVQKEELPALPGMEEYDIERSFDFDSSSGLDEWEQQALAPKSTDYSIFPAETTGSMVKAESQGGASAIILRYSLDRERRPFVSWDWKIGEFPGRKEDETLGKKKEFDFAAQMYVVFHAGFFLNTKAIQYVWTEHIPAGTVTASPYTKNVMIKVLESGAAGEWKREFRDIAADYRELFGRELKYDVLAIAFMTDADSTGTIAQAYYDNVTFGYMDQKPLSASDAGEAAIAVQEEPEVGENER encoded by the coding sequence ATGCGTAAAAAAAGACCTATATTATTGCTCGTATTTCTTGTCGCGGTCGTTATCTTTGCCGTCTTGTCCGGCACATTGAAAGACCGTGTCTCCTCGGTTATCGCGGCGTTGTTCCATCATATCCGCGTCCAAAAGGAGGAACTGCCGGCTTTGCCCGGCATGGAGGAGTATGATATAGAACGGAGCTTTGATTTTGACTCTTCTTCGGGGCTGGACGAATGGGAGCAGCAGGCCCTGGCGCCAAAAAGTACGGATTATTCAATATTCCCGGCGGAGACCACTGGCAGCATGGTGAAGGCTGAAAGCCAGGGTGGAGCGTCAGCCATTATACTGAGATACAGCCTGGACCGCGAGAGGAGGCCGTTCGTTTCCTGGGACTGGAAGATCGGCGAATTCCCCGGGCGCAAAGAGGACGAAACGCTGGGCAAGAAAAAAGAGTTCGATTTTGCCGCGCAGATGTACGTGGTGTTCCACGCCGGGTTTTTCCTTAACACTAAAGCCATACAGTATGTCTGGACCGAACATATCCCGGCCGGTACGGTGACGGCGAGCCCTTATACGAAGAACGTCATGATAAAGGTGCTTGAGTCCGGTGCCGCCGGGGAGTGGAAACGCGAATTCAGGGATATAGCGGCGGATTACAGGGAGCTTTTTGGTCGCGAACTTAAATATGATGTGCTGGCGATAGCTTTCATGACGGATGCGGATAGCACCGGTACTATAGCGCAGGCATATTACGATAACGTGACTTTCGGATATATGGACCAGAAGCCTCTATCGGCGTCGGACGCCGGAGAGGCAGCCATTGCCGTTCAAGAAGAACCGGAGGTTGGGGAAAATGAGCGATAA
- the lpxA gene encoding acyl-ACP--UDP-N-acetylglucosamine O-acyltransferase — MKAHGTAMISRDAEIADTVEIGPGVIIEAGVKIASGVRIMANAYICGGTEIGENTVIYTGAVIGNDPQDHAYKGGPTFTRIGKNNVIREYVTIHRGTAEGSATVVGDDNMLMVQSHLGHNCEIEDNVIIANGALLAGHVKVEKGAFISGNVVFHQFCRVGRYAMIGGFTGVNKDVPPYLLVRGPSVIRGINLVGLRRAGFTADVIREVKEAYKAMFLSGLSVDDALARIKSGSHSPEIEHFVSFVETSKRKICKVRFSKEEFF; from the coding sequence ATGAAAGCTCATGGCACGGCGATGATATCGCGTGACGCGGAAATAGCCGACACGGTGGAAATAGGTCCGGGAGTGATCATAGAAGCGGGTGTAAAGATCGCCTCCGGGGTGCGTATCATGGCTAACGCTTATATATGCGGAGGTACCGAGATCGGGGAGAACACCGTTATTTATACCGGTGCCGTGATAGGCAATGACCCGCAGGACCATGCCTATAAAGGCGGTCCGACATTTACGCGGATAGGAAAGAACAATGTCATAAGGGAATACGTGACCATACATAGAGGCACGGCCGAAGGCTCGGCTACCGTGGTCGGTGACGATAATATGCTGATGGTCCAGTCGCATCTTGGCCATAATTGCGAAATAGAGGACAATGTCATAATAGCTAATGGAGCGTTATTGGCGGGCCATGTGAAGGTGGAAAAGGGGGCGTTCATTTCTGGGAACGTGGTATTCCACCAGTTCTGTCGTGTGGGTAGATACGCCATGATAGGCGGTTTTACCGGGGTTAATAAAGATGTTCCTCCATATCTTCTGGTCAGAGGTCCCTCGGTCATACGCGGGATAAATCTTGTGGGGCTCCGGAGGGCCGGATTCACGGCTGACGTGATACGGGAGGTCAAGGAAGCCTATAAGGCCATGTTTCTCTCGGGGCTGTCAGTGGACGATGCCCTGGCCCGGATAAAGAGCGGGTCGCATTCCCCTGAGATAGAACATTTTGTCTCTTTTGTGGAGACCTCGAAGAGGAAGATATGTAAAGTACGTTTCAGTAAAGAAGAGTTCTTTTGA
- a CDS encoding M48 family metalloprotease: protein MDKGKARAYFAVRTKMFFVDLAASVVLALCFHIFLAERVGRVITAGRSGMVFSYLVFSFIFFLFVRMGKLPIRYYSSFRVEHRFGLSREGYLGWMKDEASSSLLSLFLSVGCATVFFYVLRCFPRAWWLISAGSWVGFSVLMAGIFPVYVIPIFFKYVPLDDPILEREIKSMALRAGVGTVAVSKIDLSRKTVKVNAALVGIGTTRRVILADNLVNDLGREEVLAVVAHEFGHHMRGHIWKLIAFSGGLTLAAFGALSVIFPYITKLAGVSAAYDMRLLPFLYIISSVAGFLVMPLYNLFSCALEKEADDISLRITRDPEAFIGMMEKLAEINLSVTDPSRLQKAVFYNHPPISERIENARKYAISLSGDMPELSK, encoded by the coding sequence ATGGACAAGGGAAAAGCCAGGGCGTATTTCGCGGTGCGGACGAAAATGTTCTTTGTGGACCTGGCTGCCTCGGTGGTACTGGCTCTTTGCTTCCATATTTTTCTGGCGGAACGGGTGGGTAGGGTCATCACGGCAGGCCGTTCCGGAATGGTTTTTTCTTATCTGGTGTTCTCCTTCATATTCTTTCTGTTCGTTCGTATGGGAAAGCTTCCCATACGTTATTATTCCTCGTTCCGGGTGGAACACAGGTTCGGGCTTTCCCGTGAGGGATACCTGGGCTGGATGAAGGATGAGGCAAGTTCATCCTTGTTGTCCTTGTTCCTGTCTGTAGGGTGTGCCACGGTATTTTTTTATGTTTTGAGGTGTTTTCCCCGAGCCTGGTGGCTCATATCTGCCGGATCGTGGGTGGGGTTCTCCGTACTGATGGCCGGGATATTCCCTGTATATGTAATACCTATATTCTTCAAATATGTTCCGCTGGACGACCCTATTCTGGAGAGAGAGATCAAGTCCATGGCCCTCAGGGCCGGAGTAGGCACGGTCGCGGTGTCAAAGATCGATCTTAGCAGGAAGACCGTAAAGGTGAACGCGGCGCTTGTGGGGATCGGCACGACCCGGCGTGTCATACTGGCGGATAATCTCGTAAATGATCTTGGCCGGGAGGAGGTCCTGGCGGTCGTCGCCCATGAGTTCGGGCACCATATGCGTGGCCATATATGGAAGCTTATAGCGTTCTCGGGAGGACTTACCCTCGCGGCTTTCGGGGCGCTATCCGTGATTTTTCCCTATATTACTAAGCTTGCCGGGGTCAGTGCCGCATATGACATGCGGCTCTTGCCTTTCTTATACATCATTTCCAGTGTGGCCGGATTTCTCGTAATGCCGCTATATAACCTGTTCTCATGCGCTCTCGAGAAAGAGGCGGATGATATTTCTCTCCGGATCACGCGTGATCCGGAAGCGTTCATCGGTATGATGGAAAAGCTCGCGGAGATCAATCTTTCCGTAACAGATCCTTCCCGGCTGCAAAAGGCCGTATTTTATAACCATCCTCCGATATCGGAGCGTATAGAGAACGCGCGGAAGTACGCGATATCGTTGTCCGGGGATATGCCGGAGCTGTCCAAATGA